Within Amycolatopsis sp. FDAARGOS 1241, the genomic segment AAGGTGATGGGTGCGCCGGCGCGGGCGGCGATGCCGAGCATGACGACGTTGGCGCTGGCGCCGACCGCGGTCATGTTGCCCCCGAAGTCGGCGCCGAGGGCGAGTGACCACCACAGGGCTTGCGAGTGCGCGGGGTCGGGGATGTCGTGGGTGAGGACGAGCACGAGCGGGCTCATCGTGGCGACATAGGGGATGTTGTCGATCACCCCGGACAGGACGGTCGAGACGCCGAGGATCAGGAAGACCGCGAGCAGTGCGTTGCCGCCGGTGGCGTCGGCGGCGAGACGGGCGAGGGAGTCGATGACGCCGGTCTTGACGAGAGCGCCGATCATGATGAACAGACCGGCGAAGAACAGCAGGGTCTCCCACTCGACGCCGGCGAGGTAGTCCTGGGGGCGGGTGCCGGAGATCAGGACGAGCAGGCCGGCACCGAGGAGTGCGACCACGGACGGGTCGAGGTGCACAACCGAGTGCAGGATGAACCCGGCGAACACCAGCAGTAGGACGAGGCCGCACTTGAGCAGCAGCCGGGGTTGCTGGATGGCCTCGCGTTCGTTGAGTGTCATCACCTCGGCGCGGCGTTGGGGGTCGACGGTGAACGACCCGCGGAACAGCCACGGCAGCACCAGGGTGAACACGACCAGCGTGATGGCGACGATGGGGCCGAGGTTGAGCAGGAAGTCGTTGAACGTCAGGCCTGCGCGGCTGGCGATGATGATGTTCGGCGGGTCGCCGATCAACGTGGCGGTGCCGCCGATGTTGGAGGCGAAGACCTCGGCGATCAGGAACGGCACCGGGTTGATGTCGAGCCGGTCGCAGACCAGCAGGGTCACCGGCGCGATCAGCAACACGGTGGTCACGTTGTCGAGGAACGCCGACGCGATCGCGGTGATCAGTGCCAAGAGGACCATCACGCGCAGCGGGGAGCCCTTCGCGCGTTTGGCCGCCCAGATCGCGAGGAACTCGAACACGCCGGTGCGGCGCAAGATCCCCACGATGATCATCATCCCGAGCAGCAGGAAGATCACGTTCCAGTCGACACCGGTTTCCTCGGAGAAGAACGCATCGGCCGAGCTGCTGACCCCGGTGCCCAGCACGACGCCGGCCCCGGCGAGCGCCGCGACCATCTTGGGGATCTTCTCGGTGGCGATGAGCAGGTAGGCCACCGCGAACACGGTGATGGCGATGACGGTGCTCATGAGAGCACCGCGCGCGTGGTGCCGGCGGTCAGCGCGGGCTGAGAGCCAGCTCCAACAGCCGGGACGCGGACACGACGCCGATGAGGGTGCCCTCCTGCATCACCGCGACCAGGGGGCAGCGCAGCCGCGCCATGACTGCGGCGACCTCGACGATCGTGTCGTCGGCGTTCACCCGCGGCAACTCCGTCGGCTCCCCGGACAGCACCGATCGCACCGTCTTGCCCGCGAGTTTGTCCGCGGCCCGGTCGGCCATCGACTCGGTGAGCACACCCGCCAGCGACGGGTCGTCGCACACATAGCGCGGCACCAGGAAGCGCACCACCTGCGAGGCCGGCAGCACCGACTGCGGACAGCCACTGCCATCCGTGACGACCAACCCGGGCAGCCGACGCTCCGCCAGCAGCCGCGCCGCCGCCAAGGCATCGGAGTCCAGGTCCACAACCGGGTACTCCTCGGCCATCTCGCAGGCGCGCATCCTGCGACTCTACGACCAGCCGACGACCTCCGCGGTGGTTCGCGGATAAGCCCTGCCGCGTTCTTGACGCTCCCCGGCGGCGCGTCCGCGCCCCAGCCGACGACACGGCGCAGAACCCGACAACAGCACGACCCGCCCGGCAACCGACGTGCCGGACAGCGGCACCATAACCACGTCCGCGGACCACGCGAGGCGGGGCTACCAGCGGAGTGACGCCGGCAGCGAACGCGGGCACAACGCTGCAGCACGGCCCAGCCTGGACAATCAGAGCGGGTGTCATCGGGCTCCCACGGGTCGGCGATCCGGCTCGCACCCGACCGGGTGCGAGCGAGCCGACCAGACTTCCCGGCACTCCTGACCGTAAAGATGCCGCAAAGAGCCACCCCAGGCAAACACCCGGGCAACGGAACACAGCCCGGTGGCCCCGGCCATCGCACCACATCGCCGCCATACACGGCGTGGCCGACAGAGTCCTGCGCATGCGGACGCTGATTGCCGCAGCTCGCCGGCGGGCTCGCCGACATCGCCGTGCCCGGCCACGGGCTCATTGCCTCCTCCGTTGCGCATCCCGTGCGGCTCAGGTCAGCTTCGGGAGTTCCGGGCCTAGTTCGCGCGGAACAGAGCGGGACGGCGGATCTCCATCGCGTGCCGTGCCCTGGTGCTACTGGAGATCGTCGTCCTCGCCGTCGGTGTCGATCACGGTGTCGGGATCGCTGAGCGGTCGCAGGCCGCCGGCGAGCTCGGTGGGCAGCAGGACCGAGTATCTGCCGAGCAGGCTGATGTGGCGGTGGCGGAACGGGGCGAGCCGGGCGGCGTCCTCGTCGGGGTAGCGGGTGTTGAACAGCACGACCGCGTTGAGCACCAGCCCGAGTGCGCCGACCTGGTCTTCCATGCCTTCGTAGGCCGTCACATGTGATCGGAGCCATGGCCGCGGGCAGGAGTCGCGGACCTGGCGACGGAGGGGGCTCAGCTGCTGGAGCGGTCGCGGGTGAGCTGCCAGGCCATGGTGATCACCGTGCCCTGCCCGGTAGGCGTGACCTCGGCGTGGTCGGACAACAGCTGGATCAGCGGCAGTCCGCGGCCGCGGCGCGGGTCCGGCGCGGCGTGAGGCCGCCAGCGGCCGTGGTCGGTGACGGTGACCTGCACCGTCCGCTCGTCGTGGTGGGCGTGCAGATCGAGCGTGCCGGTGGTGCCCTCGGGGTAGGCGTGTTCGGCGGCGTTGACCAGGGCTTCGTAGACGGCGAGTTCGAGGTCGCCGATCAGCTCGTCCGGCAGGCCACGGCCGCGTGCCCAGTCGGTGAGGACGTAGCGCAGCAAAGAAGCATCGTCCAGGCGAGCGGGGCGGCGCAGGTGCAGCGCCGGAGGGTCGCCGTCGGGGTTGCTCGCCGAGCACATCGTGCGGGGTGCTCCTAATTCTCCGCTGCTCAGCGGTCGTACACGGTTGGGGGCAATGCCGGGTTTACCCCGATACGGCGCGCATATACCCGCCACGACGGCCCGGGTGCTCAGGTCGGGCGGGCGGTCAGGGCGTCCTGGGTGGTGTCGTAGTAGTCGAAGTAGTGGTCCATGCCCAGCAGCTGCAGGGTGCGCCGGATCGGGCGGGCCACGACGAGCCGGACGGTGGTGTGCTCGCCGGCGGTGAGCACGGCGTCGACCAGGACGCCGATGGCGACCGAGGAGAAGAACACGGCCCCGGTCAGGTCCAGCACCAGCACGGTCGGTTTCTCGGCGAGGGCGTGGTGCACGGTCTTCTGCAGCGTCGGGCTGGTGATTGCGTCGAATTCCCCGCCGGCGACGATGACCACGTCCTCCCCGCTATGTCGGAGGGCGACGTCAGCGGCAGGGGCCGCGCTGACGGGGTCTGCGTGGTCGGAAGGCTGCATCCATGCCATCCTCCTCGCCACCGCTGCCACACGCAGTGCCGAGGTATTCACCCCGCCAGGCGCACGCGGGAAGTGCGGCCGGGCGGGCGACGCGCTGCCGGGACATCACCCGGCGGCGGCCTGGGCGTCGGCGAGAGTGTCGAAGACGCTGAACAGGGGTTCAAGGCCGAGCAGGGCCAGGTTACGGCGGACTTCATGCGCCGCGACCAGCTGCAGAACGGTGTGCTCGCCGGCGCGGGACCGGGCGTCGACCAGGCAGCCGAACGCGGCCGAGGAGAAAAACGTCGTCCCGCTCAGATCCAGCACCAGCCGGTCCGGGGCCGGCGCGAGGGCCTCGAGAATGCCCTGCTGCAGCACGGGGGTGGTGATCACGTCGAACTCGCCACGGGCGGTGAGCACCACCGCGCCACCGGCCCGTTGTACCTGCACGTTCGCGGTCGGGACCGCCGCGGCGGCCACCTCGGACGGCGGGATCGGGTCAGGTACCTGCATAACCCTTATTTTGGCGTCCGCCCGACCGCCCCGCAGGCCAGACGCAGGACTGTGTGAGCACCAAGATCCATGCGCACGAACAAGGTGTTCATCGACTGGACCCAGAACAACCCCGCCAAAACCACCATCGCCCCCTACTCCCTCCGCGGCTGCGACACCCCCACCGCCTCCACCCCGATCACCTGGGACGAGCTCCGCGCCTGCCGCACCCCGGCCGAGCTGACCTCCACCGCCGACGACGTGCTGCACCGCGTCGGCGAGCACGGCGACCTGCTCTCGGGGCTCGACCGCACCTGCGCGGTGCTGCCCGGACGGTGACCGCCACCCTGATCGCCCCCCGCAGCGCGCCGGGGTGGCGGGGTGTACCCGGTTGAGAACAGGCGCGCGGTGAAGCCACAGGATGCCGTGCGCGGGCGCGCGACGATCAGCGGTACTGGCTGGTCGTGTATTGCTTGGACAGCTTCTTGGCGTTGGCGAGGGCGATGTCGTAGGCCGGCGACGCGGTGGTGATCTCCTGGACGCAGCCCGGGCACAACACACCGCCCGGTCCGGGCTCGGATTTCCGGCACCGGAAGCACTTCTTCAACGCCCGCTCTTCGGCGGCCACGCCCCGCATCCCTTGCTCTCATCTGCCTTCGTCGTTCCGACCGTATGCCGCGCCACCGGCACTCGACGGCCTCGACATGCCTTCGGACTGTGTGGCGTGGACACCACCACGGGTGTGCGGGCTCGGTTCAGCGCTGGTCGAGTTGGGCGCGGAGATCGGTGATGGTGTTCTCGGCGTCAGCGAGCTGGTTCTGGGTGTCGGTGAGTTGGTCTTGCAGGCCGATGATGCGGGCGGCGGCGGCGAGGGTGTGGCCGTCGTCGAGTTGTTCGCGCAGCCGGACCACGAGGGTGAGCTGGCGGCGGGAGTAGCGACGGTGGCCGCCCTCGGAGCGGTGCGGGCGCACCAAGTTCGCGGTGTCGAGGCTGCGCAGGAACGCTTCCTGCACGCCCAGCATCTTCGCGGCCTGCCCGGTGGTGAAGGCCGGGTAGTCCTGGTCGTCGAGGTTGCCCAGATCAGCCACGCAACCTCCTTCACGGGTCGTCACGTCAGTCGCTACAGATTATCTAGAGCGGATGCTTGACACAAGCTACAGTGCGCGCTATAGAAATGGAGAGGCGGTACATGACCTGGTGTCGAACACGACGACGTTGCCGGGGAGTGATCGACGATGCCGGACACCACTCGCCGCGCGGCGGTGACCAGCGGGGTCGCTGAGCTGGTCTGTGCCGACGTGGCCTGGTTGCGTGCGGAGTTCGACGCGATCGTGACCGCCAACTTCGGGGTTCTGCCTCCTCTCTCTGCGCCGCGTCCCGGCGGTGCGGGCCCGCGGCGACCGGGCTGCCCGGCCCGGGCCGCCCGTGCCCGCCACCGGGCCTACGTGACGCCGGTGATCCGGGGCGGGCATCGGCAGCGGTCGCCTCCGCCGACCGGGTCTGCCCTGTGGTCAGCAACCCCGATGGTGATCCCGGAAAGGCAGGTGATGCCGCACGGCCACGTCTGGAGCCCGGCCCCGGGCGGGTGGTGCCTATTTCGACGGCCCGGCCGAGGAGACCCCAGCGGCGGTCCCGGCCCCGCGTCTCATGGCGCATTTTCGCGACAGCCCCACCCCCCCGGTGACGCCTCCGGTGTGACCCGGTCCCAGCACGTTTCAGCACCTTCTCTTCTGTACGAACTGGTAACCGGCCTCGCCGCTGCCTCAGGTGGCGGCGAGGCCCGGATCTTCACCGGCCACGCTGAACCATTAGCGTAAAGTCACAAAGATCTACAATTGCGGAAACAGTATTACTGAGCGATTCGTTAGCAGGTTGAGGACAGGTTGAGCGAGCCGCCTCCGGCCCCACCAGCACGCCGGGTGGCGGTGCTTAGGGAAGGAGAGTAGGAGGCGCATGGTCATGTTGATGCGGACTGACCCGTTCCGGGAGCTGGACCGGCTCACCCAGCAGTTTTTCGGCGCCAGCGGCACCGCCACCCGGCCGGCGGTGATGCCGATGGACGCCTACCGCTCCGGCAACGAGTACGTGGTGCAGTTCGACCTGCCCGGCGTCAAGCCGGACTCGATCGATCTGGACGTGGAGCGCAACGTACTCACCGTCAAGGCCGAACGCACCCCCAGCTATGAAGAGGGTGCCGAGGTCCAGGTGTCCGAGCGGCCTCGCGGGGTGTTCTCCCGGCAACTGTTTTTGGGCGACACCCTCGACGCGGACAACATCGCCGCGGACTACGACGCGGGCGTGCTGACGCTGCGGGTGCCGATCGCCGAACAGGCCAAGCCCCGCAAGATCGCGATCAGTGGCGGCGGCGAGGCCAAGCAGATCAACGCCTGAGCGGCCGAACCCGGTCCACCCCGCATTCCGGCCCCCGCCCCACACCGCGGCATTTTCCGCCCGCGGGCGGGGGCCGGAATCGTTGCGGCCCGCCATCGCGGGGCGGGGCGGGGGCCGGGGAGACGCAGGGAGAAGAGCACAATGACCGACGCCGACACGGTGCAGGACCAATTGGATCAGGCTCACCGGCAGCTGGCCGCGGCCGAGCGTCTTCTGTCCGCACGCGCGCCCGGACCGGATGAGCTGCACGCCGCGGTCGACGGCGCCGTACGGATCAGCACCGTGCTGGCCGATCTGGTCGCCACCGTAATGCGCCAGGCCCCGGCCATCCTCGATCACAACGGCGGCGGCTCGATGCTGGACGATCTGCTGGCCGACCTGCGCCATGCACGGCTGCCTGACCACCGGACCGCTGCCGCTCGCCCCGGCCCGCGACGACCTGGAACACACCTCATCGCCCACCCGAACGGAGAACAGGCCGTGCTCGACGACGCCCCGGCCCACGATGTCGCCGACCAGCAGCGCCCGGCCCGCCCCGAGCCGGGCGAGGACGAGCTGCCCCT encodes:
- a CDS encoding SLC13 family permease translates to MSTVIAITVFAVAYLLIATEKIPKMVAALAGAGVVLGTGVSSSADAFFSEETGVDWNVIFLLLGMMIIVGILRRTGVFEFLAIWAAKRAKGSPLRVMVLLALITAIASAFLDNVTTVLLIAPVTLLVCDRLDINPVPFLIAEVFASNIGGTATLIGDPPNIIIASRAGLTFNDFLLNLGPIVAITLVVFTLVLPWLFRGSFTVDPQRRAEVMTLNEREAIQQPRLLLKCGLVLLLVFAGFILHSVVHLDPSVVALLGAGLLVLISGTRPQDYLAGVEWETLLFFAGLFIMIGALVKTGVIDSLARLAADATGGNALLAVFLILGVSTVLSGVIDNIPYVATMSPLVLVLTHDIPDPAHSQALWWSLALGADFGGNMTAVGASANVVMLGIAARAGAPITFWEFTKKGAIITVITIAVAAPYLWLRYFAFA
- a CDS encoding Hsp20/alpha crystallin family protein, translated to MLMRTDPFRELDRLTQQFFGASGTATRPAVMPMDAYRSGNEYVVQFDLPGVKPDSIDLDVERNVLTVKAERTPSYEEGAEVQVSERPRGVFSRQLFLGDTLDADNIAADYDAGVLTLRVPIAEQAKPRKIAISGGGEAKQINA
- a CDS encoding STAS domain-containing protein, with amino-acid sequence MQPSDHADPVSAAPAADVALRHSGEDVVIVAGGEFDAITSPTLQKTVHHALAEKPTVLVLDLTGAVFFSSVAIGVLVDAVLTAGEHTTVRLVVARPIRRTLQLLGMDHYFDYYDTTQDALTARPT
- a CDS encoding ATP-binding protein gives rise to the protein MCSASNPDGDPPALHLRRPARLDDASLLRYVLTDWARGRGLPDELIGDLELAVYEALVNAAEHAYPEGTTGTLDLHAHHDERTVQVTVTDHGRWRPHAAPDPRRGRGLPLIQLLSDHAEVTPTGQGTVITMAWQLTRDRSSS
- a CDS encoding helix-turn-helix domain-containing protein, producing MADLGNLDDQDYPAFTTGQAAKMLGVQEAFLRSLDTANLVRPHRSEGGHRRYSRRQLTLVVRLREQLDDGHTLAAAARIIGLQDQLTDTQNQLADAENTITDLRAQLDQR
- a CDS encoding STAS domain-containing protein, which translates into the protein MQVPDPIPPSEVAAAAVPTANVQVQRAGGAVVLTARGEFDVITTPVLQQGILEALAPAPDRLVLDLSGTTFFSSAAFGCLVDARSRAGEHTVLQLVAAHEVRRNLALLGLEPLFSVFDTLADAQAAAG
- a CDS encoding CBS domain-containing protein, which produces MRACEMAEEYPVVDLDSDALAAARLLAERRLPGLVVTDGSGCPQSVLPASQVVRFLVPRYVCDDPSLAGVLTESMADRAADKLAGKTVRSVLSGEPTELPRVNADDTIVEVAAVMARLRCPLVAVMQEGTLIGVVSASRLLELALSPR